The following are from one region of the Myxocyprinus asiaticus isolate MX2 ecotype Aquarium Trade chromosome 2, UBuf_Myxa_2, whole genome shotgun sequence genome:
- the LOC127415288 gene encoding mRNA decay activator protein ZFP36L2-like → MSDTSTSQENLLLFPTESQNEHLFSEEGLGLGSLSLAEALLPLVDSPSPPLTPWLCSTRYKTELCSRYAETGTCKYAERCQFAHGLHDLHVPSRHPKYKTELCRTFHTAGYCVYGTRCLFVHNLKEQRPVRPRRKNVPCRTYRAFGVCPFGNRCHFLHVEGGSESDSVDEERTWQPPSHSQEWKPRGALCRTFSAFGFCLHGTRCQFQHGLPNTIKGLNSSHTPWPPQLPNGGSISPASDICSSPSPPSSSPPYVLTSPVYPDGSGPITPPSVEAVANNAFTFSSQHLNDLLLPLAFRLQQLERAAHAGPQGVLDRPLLS, encoded by the coding sequence aCCAGTCAAGAGAACCTACTGCTGTTCCCCACTGAAAGCCAGAATGAGCATCTATTCTCTGAGGAGGGTTTGGGTCTTGGAAGTCTCTCCCTTGCTGAGGCCTTGCTCCCCCTGGTTGATTCTCCATCTCCTCCTTTGACCCCCTGGCTGTGCTCCACCCGCTACAAGACTGAACTGTGCAGCCGCTACGCTGAGACTGGTACCTGCAAGTATGCCGAACGCTGCCAGTTTGCTCATGGCCTCCATGATCTTCATGTCCCTTCTCGCCATCCTAAGTACAAAACTGAGCTGTGTCGTACCTTCCACACGGCTGGATACTGCGTTTATGGCACGCGTTGTCTGTTCGTGCACAACCTTAAAGAGCAGAGGCCTGTGCGCCCACGCCGCAAGAACGTACCATGCCGTACGTATCGTGCCTTTGGGGTTTGCCCCTTTGGTAACCGATGTCATTTCCTGCATGTTGAGGGTGGCTCCGAATCTGACAGCGTGGATGAAGAAAGAACCTGGCAACCTCCATCGCACTCCCAAGAGTGGAAGCCTCGTGGCGCCCTGTGTCGTACCTTCAGCGCTTTTGGTTTCTGTCTCCATGGCACCCGTTGTCAGTTCCAGCATGGGCTCCCCAATACGATCAAAGGTCTCAACTCTAGCCACACACCCTGGCCTCCTCAATTGCCAAATGGGGGATCCATTTCACCTGCTTCGGACATATGCTCTTCACCATCTCCACCTTCCTCATCGCCTCCATATGTGTTGACCTCGCCGGTGTACCCTGATGGCTCTGGTCCAATCACACCCCCATCAGTGGAAGCAGTGGCCAACAACGCCTTTACATTTAGCAGTCAGCATCTGAATGACCTGCTGCTACCTCTGGCCTTCAGGCTCCAGCAACTGGAAAGAGCTGCCCATGCTGGCCCTCAAGGTGTTCTGGACAGGCCCCTGCTGTCATGA